The Pontibacter pudoricolor genome contains a region encoding:
- a CDS encoding PAS domain-containing protein produces MNSTLTSEFYSTIIQHSHDMITIIDPSGNYKYVSNSVELHFGFKPSELVGNNALHHIHSDDLPYIFELLESIKIQKQIKVKPFRYLHQNGSWRWLGMVLTNMLDNPIIQGYVTNSRDITEEIELARMREKSEAYYKALFFNHPDLVFTMNENGLINESNDSVSRVSGYLLEEVVGKHFTHYIATSHLQEAMQAFRKVISGGAHTFETRIVNKKQELLDLSVTLVPVWLGNRITAVHCIAKDITQIKLSERLLTEQAAQLSNILGSITEAFFALNKEWCFTYANRTFANYFKVPAGNIINCNIWQNSPELVHTLFYHKCLQVMVTGEAIEFEEYIETIQATTSYKIYPFEDGIAVCFTDITAKNTAQNELKKLSLVASKTTNGVIITDKKEK; encoded by the coding sequence ATGAATAGCACGCTTACTTCGGAGTTCTATAGTACTATTATACAGCACAGCCACGACATGATCACAATTATAGATCCTTCCGGGAACTATAAGTATGTGAGCAATTCAGTTGAACTTCACTTTGGCTTTAAACCCTCGGAGCTTGTTGGCAATAATGCACTGCATCACATCCACTCAGACGACCTTCCTTATATCTTTGAGCTGCTGGAAAGTATAAAGATTCAAAAGCAGATAAAAGTTAAGCCATTTCGGTACCTGCACCAGAATGGCAGCTGGCGCTGGCTAGGCATGGTACTGACCAACATGCTGGACAACCCTATTATTCAGGGATATGTAACCAACTCGCGCGATATAACCGAGGAAATAGAGCTGGCGCGAATGCGCGAAAAGAGCGAGGCCTACTATAAAGCCCTGTTCTTCAATCATCCGGATCTTGTTTTTACGATGAACGAGAACGGCCTGATAAATGAAAGCAACGACAGCGTGTCGCGTGTTTCAGGTTACTTACTTGAGGAAGTCGTAGGCAAACACTTTACCCATTATATTGCCACTTCTCACCTGCAGGAAGCCATGCAGGCTTTCCGGAAAGTTATAAGCGGTGGCGCGCATACCTTCGAGACAAGAATCGTCAACAAAAAGCAGGAATTACTGGACCTTAGCGTAACACTTGTACCCGTGTGGCTTGGTAACAGAATAACAGCGGTGCATTGTATTGCAAAAGACATTACGCAGATAAAGCTATCCGAACGATTACTGACGGAACAGGCCGCCCAGCTTAGCAACATACTTGGCAGCATAACCGAAGCCTTTTTTGCCCTGAATAAGGAATGGTGCTTTACTTACGCCAACCGAACCTTTGCCAATTACTTTAAAGTGCCTGCCGGAAACATTATCAACTGCAACATCTGGCAGAACTCGCCGGAACTGGTACATACGCTTTTTTACCATAAATGCCTGCAGGTTATGGTAACCGGAGAAGCCATTGAGTTTGAAGAATATATTGAAACAATACAGGCAACCACAAGCTATAAGATTTACCCTTTTGAGGATGGCATTGCGGTATGCTTTACGGATATAACTGCTAAAAACACAGCACAGAACGAGCTAAAAAAACTGTCGCTGGTGGCAAGCAAAACAACCAACGGCGTTATTATTACGGATAAAAAGGAA
- a CDS encoding alpha-amylase family glycosyl hydrolase gives MDALWISPVYPSYMADFGYDISDYTGIQPLPGTMADFDDLTTGTLQTADMASQGGASVRYRGLHSGSDQRRFAGLPPGTQ, from the coding sequence GTGGACGCGCTCTGGATCTCCCCTGTTTACCCTTCGTATATGGCTGACTTTGGGTATGACATTTCCGACTATACCGGCATTCAGCCTCTGCCTGGAACGATGGCTGACTTCGATGACCTCACTACCGGAACTTTACAGACAGCTGATATGGCTTCGCAGGGAGGAGCGAGCGTTAGGTATCGGGGATTACATTCCGGTTCAGACCAAAGGCGATTTGCTGGCTTACCGCCGGGAACACAATAA
- a CDS encoding M28 family peptidase, protein MRNYKLYALVSCLLAAGTAFSQTIKVDRKVANAMQKVEPAVIKAHIDYLADDKLLGRKPGTPGYQMAVDYVIDQFKKTGVAPAGENNTYLQTVRLRQAKTGADATITAINSKGEQQVLAMGNDAVIYPNPVQQSVTIEAPLVFAGYGISAPDMGYDDYAGIDAKGKIVVVFRGAPEQFPNTIANYSMDLQNTLKNAAAHGAVGVIVTAPNDKARVPNLQNGVYSVMTAEGKVGASRSYASDDIKLLANLNYNTLEKFFKDSNLDLGKAQASIKAGKMASAALQASLKANYTSAYQDIESYNVVGKITGSDPKLKNEYMVHSAHLDHVGVGKPINGDSIYNGAHDNASGVAGLLEIARIYNNIKSKPKRSVLLVMVTAEEMGLLGSAYFANHPTVPTQSMVANVNTDMPAIIAPLLSVVALGAQHSSLANQVAQASKYMGLTVEEDPEPDQNRFIRSDQYSFVMQGVPALHIKYGNKTTDGKNNLDETVKKWRETYYHKPQDGPDGIFDYEAGKKYSQLNFLIGYLIANQPERPTWNKDDFFGTRAVQ, encoded by the coding sequence ATGCGCAACTACAAACTATACGCCCTGGTAAGCTGTCTGCTGGCAGCCGGAACTGCTTTTTCGCAAACTATAAAAGTTGACAGGAAAGTGGCAAATGCCATGCAGAAAGTGGAACCCGCTGTTATAAAAGCACACATTGATTACCTGGCCGATGACAAATTGCTTGGCCGCAAACCGGGTACGCCGGGTTACCAGATGGCCGTCGATTATGTGATCGATCAGTTTAAGAAAACAGGCGTAGCACCAGCCGGCGAGAACAACACGTACCTGCAGACAGTGCGCCTCCGCCAGGCTAAAACCGGCGCAGATGCAACTATAACCGCCATTAACAGCAAAGGCGAACAGCAGGTATTGGCAATGGGCAACGATGCCGTGATCTACCCGAACCCGGTACAGCAAAGTGTAACGATAGAAGCACCGCTGGTTTTTGCAGGCTACGGTATTTCTGCGCCGGATATGGGGTATGACGATTATGCCGGAATTGATGCAAAGGGTAAGATCGTAGTGGTTTTCAGGGGGGCACCTGAGCAATTCCCGAATACGATTGCAAACTATAGCATGGACCTGCAGAACACCCTGAAAAATGCAGCAGCCCATGGCGCAGTTGGCGTTATAGTTACCGCCCCAAACGATAAGGCCAGAGTGCCAAACCTGCAGAACGGTGTGTATAGTGTAATGACCGCTGAGGGTAAAGTTGGTGCTTCGCGCTCTTATGCATCTGATGATATTAAACTGTTAGCCAACCTGAACTATAATACCCTGGAGAAGTTCTTTAAAGACAGTAACCTGGACCTGGGCAAAGCGCAGGCCAGTATAAAAGCGGGTAAGATGGCCTCTGCCGCGTTACAGGCAAGCCTTAAAGCAAACTATACTTCTGCTTACCAGGATATTGAGAGCTATAATGTGGTTGGTAAAATAACCGGATCCGATCCTAAACTGAAAAACGAATACATGGTACATAGTGCGCACCTGGACCATGTTGGCGTTGGTAAACCTATCAATGGAGATTCTATTTACAACGGTGCCCACGACAATGCATCCGGTGTTGCCGGTTTACTGGAGATTGCCCGCATCTATAACAATATCAAATCAAAACCGAAGCGTTCGGTGCTGTTGGTTATGGTTACCGCCGAAGAGATGGGACTATTAGGTTCTGCCTATTTCGCTAATCACCCTACCGTACCAACACAAAGCATGGTCGCCAACGTGAATACGGATATGCCTGCTATTATTGCGCCTTTGCTGTCGGTGGTGGCATTGGGCGCCCAGCACTCGTCGCTGGCAAACCAGGTAGCGCAGGCCAGTAAGTACATGGGCTTAACTGTGGAAGAAGACCCCGAGCCTGACCAGAACCGCTTTATCCGCAGCGACCAGTATAGTTTTGTGATGCAGGGCGTGCCGGCATTACACATTAAGTATGGCAACAAAACCACCGACGGTAAAAACAACCTGGATGAAACCGTAAAGAAATGGCGTGAGACATACTATCATAAACCACAGGATGGCCCGGATGGTATTTTCGATTATGAGGCCGGCAAAAAGTACTCCCAGCTTAATTTCCTGATCGGTTACTTAATTGCCAACCAACCTGAAAGACCAACCTGGAACAAAGATGATTTTTTTGGCACACGAGCAGTGCAGTAA
- a CDS encoding SRPBCC family protein: MLATFIVKDQVTIQASAEKVWEVLTNPAYMRQWEEMPENFGDDHLQQGSIIHYEGFSTLTVTTFEVNRQLNLDVYLPNIDLDPGAYTIAYHFILIPDNGQTTLDFEIGDFASVPNAQQYYDMSVQFAETSLQKIKTLAEQPS, translated from the coding sequence ATGCTAGCTACATTTATAGTTAAGGACCAGGTAACGATACAGGCATCCGCAGAAAAGGTATGGGAAGTGTTGACAAACCCTGCCTACATGCGCCAATGGGAAGAGATGCCCGAAAATTTTGGGGATGATCACCTGCAGCAGGGGAGCATTATCCATTACGAAGGATTCTCAACGCTTACAGTTACAACCTTTGAAGTAAACAGGCAGTTGAATTTAGACGTCTATCTTCCGAACATCGACCTGGACCCGGGTGCCTATACCATCGCCTATCATTTTATCTTAATCCCTGACAACGGCCAAACCACGCTGGATTTTGAAATAGGAGACTTTGCCTCAGTACCCAATGCACAGCAATATTATGACATGTCTGTTCAGTTTGCCGAAACATCGCTGCAAAAGATAAAGACACTTGCAGAACAACCCTCCTGA
- the tamL gene encoding translocation and assembly module lipoprotein TamL, which translates to MFAALPVNFTFRKYGKVLAAFVLLIVSGCAGTKRIPADDALFTGFKVQVNGKNDSSNRQKLMETELSATVRPKPNFSILGMRPKLAIYNTFYTKKEKGLKHWIQTKLGEPPVLISTVDTGTVSEIMSSRLHNRGYFNNAVLSKTNIKGKKATIDWTAYVSEPYRFRKIEYTLADSLPVHRDIQATKAESLVIPGEPYDLEKMTGERVRIDANLKNKGYYYFSPDMLIFSVDTTVGNRQADVLMRLKRDVPSHALRPYKLDDVYIFANYNLGDSLSVIDTVDYKGYHYIPNENYVRARHLLRGVFLEKDSLYSRQDHLLTINRLAGLPAYKFVNIDYKPDTTQQGKLDSFIYLTPSFKKTLRIEGRYVSKSNNLAGPGITISFRNRNALKGSELLSVDFTGNFESQVGGRGSGTTPEGQNTTNQNLSSYELGVQTSLTIPRIVSPFELRNLRTEFVPKTRIGAGFNFLNRVQYFQMNSFNASYAYNWRPKKEFTHDVTPINLQYVQLGKTTLAFDTLLAKNQFLRRSFEDQFIIGSIYQFTFTNQLEKNRTHQFFDNFILDGSGNLINGLQSLTGADEPEDDKPRTIFGKAYSQYVLAQNDFRYYFNFGNESQIATRLLAGIGYAHGNSTVLPYVKQFSIGGPNSIRAFRARSIGPGTFKDTTSTVTYFDQTGEMKLEASVEYRFPLAGFFKGALFVDAGNIWLLRDEIKPDGKIAREGGKFESSQFLSELAVGTGFGLRIDVDFFVMRFDVGIPVRVPSMPDGEKNVLSDFRFGFKGDNSMTLNIAIGYPF; encoded by the coding sequence ATGTTCGCAGCTTTACCTGTAAACTTTACTTTCAGAAAATACGGCAAGGTACTGGCTGCCTTTGTATTGCTTATAGTTTCGGGGTGTGCCGGTACCAAACGCATACCCGCCGACGACGCACTTTTCACCGGCTTTAAGGTGCAGGTAAATGGCAAAAACGACAGCAGCAACCGCCAGAAGCTGATGGAAACGGAACTATCGGCCACCGTTCGGCCGAAGCCTAACTTTTCGATACTGGGCATGCGCCCCAAACTGGCTATTTACAACACGTTTTATACAAAAAAAGAAAAAGGCCTGAAGCACTGGATACAGACCAAACTGGGCGAGCCTCCGGTGCTGATCTCAACGGTAGATACCGGAACCGTAAGCGAAATTATGAGCAGCCGTCTGCATAACCGTGGCTACTTTAATAATGCGGTGCTGAGCAAAACCAACATTAAAGGCAAAAAAGCAACTATAGACTGGACAGCCTACGTAAGCGAACCCTACCGCTTCCGTAAAATAGAATACACCTTAGCCGATTCGCTACCAGTACACCGTGATATACAAGCCACAAAAGCGGAGTCTTTGGTCATTCCGGGCGAACCGTACGACCTGGAGAAAATGACCGGCGAACGGGTACGCATAGATGCAAATCTTAAAAACAAAGGCTATTACTACTTCAGCCCTGACATGCTGATCTTTAGTGTGGATACCACTGTAGGCAACAGACAGGCTGATGTTTTAATGCGGTTAAAAAGGGATGTGCCCAGCCATGCCCTGCGACCTTATAAACTTGATGACGTTTACATTTTCGCCAACTATAACCTGGGAGACAGCCTTTCGGTAATTGATACGGTAGACTATAAAGGATATCACTATATCCCGAACGAAAACTATGTGCGTGCGCGCCATTTGCTTCGGGGCGTGTTTTTAGAAAAAGATAGTTTGTACTCCCGCCAGGATCATTTGCTGACTATAAACAGGCTTGCCGGCTTGCCCGCCTACAAGTTTGTGAACATAGACTATAAACCTGACACCACGCAGCAAGGCAAACTCGACAGCTTTATTTACCTTACTCCTTCCTTCAAAAAAACGCTGCGAATAGAAGGCCGGTACGTCAGCAAATCCAACAACTTAGCTGGGCCGGGTATTACCATTTCGTTCCGCAACCGGAATGCGTTAAAGGGCTCAGAACTGCTTAGCGTAGATTTTACCGGAAACTTTGAAAGCCAGGTGGGAGGCCGTGGATCCGGAACAACACCGGAGGGCCAGAATACGACCAATCAGAACCTGAGCTCCTACGAACTGGGCGTACAAACCAGCCTTACCATTCCGCGTATAGTTTCGCCGTTTGAGCTGCGCAACCTGCGCACAGAATTTGTACCTAAAACGCGCATAGGGGCGGGCTTTAATTTCCTGAACCGGGTGCAGTATTTCCAGATGAATTCTTTTAACGCTTCCTATGCTTACAACTGGCGGCCTAAAAAAGAGTTTACCCACGATGTTACGCCCATCAATTTACAGTATGTGCAATTAGGTAAAACGACCTTAGCGTTCGATACATTACTTGCCAAAAACCAGTTTCTGCGCCGTAGCTTCGAAGATCAGTTCATTATCGGCTCTATTTACCAGTTTACATTTACAAACCAGTTAGAAAAAAACCGTACGCACCAGTTCTTCGACAACTTTATACTAGATGGCTCAGGTAACCTGATTAACGGACTGCAATCTTTAACCGGTGCCGACGAGCCCGAAGATGATAAGCCGCGCACAATTTTCGGGAAGGCCTATTCGCAGTATGTGCTTGCCCAGAATGACTTCCGCTATTACTTTAACTTTGGGAATGAGAGCCAGATCGCAACGCGTTTGCTGGCTGGCATTGGCTATGCGCATGGCAACTCTACGGTGCTGCCTTATGTAAAGCAGTTCTCGATTGGAGGGCCTAACAGTATCCGCGCCTTCCGGGCGCGCAGCATTGGCCCAGGCACCTTTAAGGATACAACTTCTACTGTTACCTACTTCGATCAGACCGGAGAAATGAAACTGGAAGCAAGCGTAGAGTATCGCTTTCCGCTGGCAGGCTTTTTTAAAGGAGCCCTGTTTGTAGATGCCGGTAATATCTGGCTGCTTCGGGATGAAATAAAGCCGGACGGTAAAATTGCCAGGGAAGGCGGAAAATTTGAAAGCAGCCAGTTCCTGAGCGAACTGGCCGTTGGTACAGGCTTTGGCTTACGCATTGATGTTGATTTTTTTGTAATGCGCTTTGATGTGGGTATTCCGGTACGCGTGCCCAGTATGCCCGACGGCGAAAAGAACGTGCTGTCCGATTTCAGGTTCGGTTTTAAAGGTGATAACAGCATGACCCTGAACATTGCTATCGGCTATCCTTTCTAA
- a CDS encoding translocation/assembly module TamB domain-containing protein gives MLVFIIGVVVVLVVALQFQGVQNFAAKKGANYLEDMLSTKVEIGGFTTDWRNALVLKEVYIEDQQQDTLWYSQRLGVDMNILGLLSGKYDISKIDLDHVRLKLHINPDSTSNFDFLLAAFATDTTATTTPADTSALAIRLGVINLDDVRVSFKDEAGGNLVETHIGQLSTTMDELDLEEQKYLVDKVALKNTWINIIQTKLAPETEPQPIAFDFGLNKVDLEKIRLRYENRVAEQRIEVDLGKANLTSDNIDLPNARVDLSNLSLHNSTIVYAQEKYKPSDSLAVNPAKIVRDLDKSVEKTQGQPVNWVVTLGETDISGVNIKFDNFNTPAQPRGMDYDHLHFTDVVLQASDLSYSLNRTQAELKQLQLKEKSGFLVQNFQANILFDSVETKLTDLDLKTGKSHIQRDLAIRYSSLDALAEKPGNTQLDLNIVDSRIAMQDVLYFMPELRSNPSFKSIANSTVQLSGDVQGTIDNMIVRNLRASGLNGTIVHVSGNIRNATDPDNLFLDLDVNQLQTTRATILAFAPPGSIPPNIRIPERISIEGVVEGTLANFDARTRINSSIGNLVADVDMGRNDSFNATIKTGGFALDELFTDSLGLGTIAGTITAKGHGLTPETMVADVKADLSKFEYNNYTYKDIDLQADINKNLYAVTARTKDQNLDLALNGNFNLRNAQKPNYTFTLDLNQANLQALNLYAEPLSIKGTMKGNFTGADASTLSGTMDARQLVVQYDKKEYPVDSLLLTLKQQTGNTEVQVRSDVLAANMQFGNTLETLPTALMKHFSNYFDLQPDPPFPANLNLEDFAFDIDLKKPAIVTAFVPGLEQLQPSGPLTGSYDGETQTFKMDGSFSKIKYTDYTLNGLTLQVRGDREKMNYSADLTQFLSPSLRAKDVALTGAARDNDLLMRLSMAEDSTEAKFIVGGVLNSLGRGYRFAFNPEQLVINGDTWTVPEDNYLQFDTNFIYANNINLQHNNMALGLNSQGPVGPSAPMIATFKNFEIEYLTRSFQQSDSLMTGTINGEATLRNIMSNAPGFTSDLTVTDFTYEGVPVGDLALVAGTAANNRYTIDARLTDEGNQILIDGFIETQPTATLLNLTANISSINLKSLQGFTAGAVKNMDGSASGNLRITGTLADPNILGDLNFNQAQFIITQLGSLYKLQNERMVFNENGISLPDFTLTDSLGNTLELNGNIFTQNYTEYRFDLTATTDKFLALHSTAQDNDLYYGTVFIDADATIAGDFSVPVIESTVKILPGSDFTLVIPAAGVGAAERDGIVEFVNLNDSLTAIIGQKQADTTQITGFVGADVSTRLTVTDDTPVTIILDPITGDNLVVKGNTDPLFIGMTPSGQINMSGRYEITEGKYSMDFYDLVSRELDIEKGSYIAWTGDALQANMQVTAIYNVETAPMELVASQIGGTQDPVLRNQFMFQVFVNVEGDMLKPEISFDIQAAENQRGQLPREVATSLGNLRTDEAEMNKQVFSLLVLNRFMAPDPFTSSGGGFASTARNSLSQVMTDQLNNLTQRYAGGLGLELGVDSYEDYSSGSARGRTDLNVALRQQFLNDRMTVRVGTDIGLEGGQREQSNMSSFAGDISVEYSLTEDGRLRIQAFQRNQYEDFLEGDVRATGAGLIYQREYDNFSDLFRDLQSRHIRERERQLEAAKKLEEDITK, from the coding sequence TTGTTAGTATTTATTATTGGAGTTGTTGTTGTCCTCGTAGTTGCGCTGCAGTTTCAGGGGGTGCAGAACTTTGCTGCCAAAAAGGGGGCCAATTATCTCGAAGACATGCTCAGCACAAAAGTTGAGATCGGAGGTTTTACCACAGACTGGCGCAACGCCCTCGTATTGAAGGAGGTTTACATCGAAGACCAGCAACAGGATACCCTTTGGTACAGCCAGCGCCTGGGTGTGGACATGAACATACTTGGCCTGCTGAGCGGTAAATACGATATCAGCAAAATTGACCTGGACCACGTACGGCTAAAACTGCACATTAACCCCGACAGCACTTCCAATTTCGATTTCCTGTTAGCCGCTTTCGCTACCGACACTACAGCCACAACCACCCCTGCCGACACGTCAGCGCTGGCCATTAGGCTGGGTGTTATAAACCTGGATGATGTACGGGTAAGTTTTAAAGACGAAGCCGGCGGAAACCTGGTTGAGACACACATTGGCCAGCTAAGCACCACGATGGATGAGTTGGACCTGGAAGAACAGAAATACCTGGTGGATAAGGTGGCGCTCAAAAACACCTGGATAAACATCATTCAGACAAAGCTGGCACCTGAGACGGAGCCGCAACCGATTGCTTTTGATTTCGGGCTGAACAAAGTAGACCTGGAAAAAATAAGATTGCGGTACGAGAACCGGGTAGCCGAACAGCGCATCGAGGTAGACCTTGGAAAAGCCAACCTAACCTCCGACAACATCGACCTGCCCAACGCACGCGTAGACCTCAGCAACCTGAGCCTGCACAACTCAACTATAGTGTATGCCCAGGAAAAATATAAACCGTCTGATTCGCTGGCCGTGAACCCGGCTAAAATAGTGCGCGACCTCGACAAATCGGTTGAGAAAACACAGGGGCAACCGGTAAACTGGGTAGTAACGTTAGGCGAAACAGACATCTCCGGCGTAAACATTAAATTCGACAACTTTAACACACCAGCCCAGCCGCGCGGCATGGATTACGACCACCTGCACTTTACTGATGTGGTACTGCAGGCCAGCGACCTGAGCTATAGTTTAAACCGCACCCAGGCCGAGCTAAAACAACTGCAACTGAAAGAAAAAAGCGGTTTCCTGGTTCAAAACTTCCAGGCAAATATCTTATTCGATTCTGTTGAGACAAAGCTCACTGACCTGGACCTGAAAACCGGAAAAAGCCATATCCAACGCGACCTTGCCATACGCTATAGTTCGCTGGATGCGCTGGCCGAAAAGCCGGGCAATACCCAACTCGATCTGAATATAGTTGACAGCCGCATCGCGATGCAGGATGTATTGTACTTTATGCCGGAGCTGCGCTCCAACCCATCCTTTAAAAGTATCGCCAACTCTACGGTGCAACTCAGCGGCGATGTGCAGGGAACTATAGATAACATGATCGTGCGTAATCTGCGGGCATCGGGGCTGAACGGAACTATAGTTCATGTAAGCGGCAACATCCGCAATGCCACCGACCCAGACAACCTGTTCCTGGACCTGGATGTGAACCAACTGCAGACTACGCGCGCAACTATATTAGCCTTTGCTCCACCAGGCTCAATTCCGCCTAACATACGAATTCCGGAACGCATCAGCATTGAAGGTGTTGTGGAAGGTACCCTGGCCAATTTTGATGCCCGCACCAGGATAAACAGTTCCATCGGTAACCTGGTAGCCGATGTGGATATGGGCAGGAACGATTCGTTTAACGCAACTATAAAAACCGGAGGCTTTGCACTGGATGAACTATTTACCGACAGCCTGGGCCTCGGAACTATAGCCGGTACCATTACCGCCAAAGGCCATGGTCTTACACCTGAAACCATGGTTGCCGACGTAAAAGCCGATCTCAGCAAATTTGAGTACAACAACTACACTTACAAAGACATAGACCTGCAGGCAGATATCAACAAAAACCTGTATGCTGTAACAGCCCGAACCAAAGATCAGAACCTGGACCTGGCCCTGAACGGTAATTTTAACCTCCGAAATGCTCAGAAGCCAAACTATACCTTTACGCTTGACCTGAACCAGGCAAACCTGCAGGCACTAAACCTTTACGCCGAGCCACTGAGCATAAAGGGAACCATGAAAGGCAACTTTACAGGAGCCGATGCCAGCACGCTAAGCGGAACCATGGATGCCCGCCAACTGGTAGTGCAGTATGACAAGAAAGAGTACCCCGTAGATTCGCTGTTACTTACGTTAAAGCAACAGACCGGCAATACCGAAGTGCAGGTGCGCTCTGATGTATTGGCAGCCAACATGCAGTTTGGCAACACCCTCGAAACGCTGCCAACCGCGCTCATGAAGCACTTTTCTAACTACTTCGACCTGCAACCTGATCCGCCGTTCCCGGCCAACCTGAACCTTGAAGATTTTGCTTTTGACATTGACCTGAAGAAACCAGCTATAGTTACTGCTTTTGTACCTGGCCTGGAACAGCTGCAACCGTCCGGGCCGCTGACCGGCTCTTACGATGGCGAAACCCAGACCTTTAAGATGGATGGCAGTTTCAGTAAAATAAAGTACACCGATTATACCCTGAACGGCCTTACGCTGCAGGTGCGTGGCGACCGCGAAAAAATGAACTATAGCGCCGATCTCACGCAGTTCCTGTCGCCGTCGTTGCGGGCAAAAGATGTTGCCCTTACAGGCGCTGCCCGCGACAACGACCTGTTAATGCGGCTTTCGATGGCGGAGGACAGTACGGAGGCAAAATTTATAGTTGGCGGAGTGCTTAACAGTTTGGGACGTGGCTACAGGTTTGCTTTTAACCCGGAGCAGCTGGTTATTAACGGCGATACCTGGACGGTGCCCGAAGACAATTACCTGCAGTTCGATACCAACTTTATTTATGCCAACAACATTAACCTGCAGCACAACAACATGGCACTAGGGCTAAACAGCCAGGGACCGGTGGGGCCGTCAGCACCAATGATCGCTACTTTCAAGAACTTCGAGATAGAATACCTGACCCGCTCGTTCCAGCAAAGCGACAGTTTGATGACCGGAACTATAAACGGAGAGGCTACGCTGCGCAATATTATGTCTAATGCGCCGGGCTTTACCTCTGATTTAACCGTGACGGATTTTACCTACGAAGGCGTACCTGTTGGTGATTTGGCCCTGGTGGCCGGTACAGCAGCAAACAACCGCTACACTATAGATGCCCGCCTGACAGATGAAGGAAACCAGATACTGATAGACGGCTTTATAGAAACGCAGCCTACCGCAACACTGCTCAACCTGACAGCCAACATATCCAGCATCAACTTAAAATCGTTGCAGGGCTTTACTGCCGGAGCGGTTAAAAACATGGATGGCAGCGCAAGCGGAAACCTGCGCATTACCGGCACCTTAGCAGACCCAAATATACTCGGAGACCTGAACTTTAACCAGGCACAGTTTATCATCACCCAGCTTGGCTCGCTTTACAAACTGCAGAACGAGCGCATGGTATTTAACGAGAACGGCATCAGCTTGCCGGATTTTACCTTAACCGACTCGCTGGGAAATACACTGGAGCTGAACGGAAACATCTTTACACAGAACTATACCGAATACCGCTTCGACCTGACAGCCACTACAGATAAGTTTCTGGCACTTCACTCTACCGCCCAGGATAATGACCTGTATTATGGCACCGTATTTATTGATGCAGACGCAACTATAGCCGGCGACTTTTCGGTTCCTGTTATAGAATCAACTGTAAAAATACTGCCGGGCTCCGATTTCACGCTTGTAATTCCGGCAGCTGGAGTAGGCGCTGCAGAGCGGGACGGGATAGTAGAGTTTGTAAACCTGAATGACTCGCTGACTGCTATAATTGGCCAGAAACAGGCCGACACAACACAGATAACCGGCTTTGTAGGCGCTGATGTGAGTACCCGCCTTACCGTTACCGACGACACACCTGTAACTATAATCCTGGACCCGATAACGGGCGACAACCTGGTTGTTAAAGGCAACACCGATCCGTTGTTCATTGGCATGACACCGTCCGGGCAGATCAACATGTCGGGCAGATACGAGATAACCGAAGGCAAGTATAGCATGGACTTTTACGACCTTGTTTCGCGGGAGCTGGATATTGAGAAAGGCAGCTATATAGCCTGGACAGGCGACGCTTTACAGGCCAACATGCAGGTTACAGCCATTTACAATGTCGAAACCGCACCAATGGAACTGGTTGCCTCGCAGATAGGGGGCACGCAGGACCCGGTGCTTCGTAACCAGTTTATGTTCCAGGTTTTTGTAAATGTTGAAGGTGATATGCTGAAACCGGAAATCAGTTTTGATATACAGGCCGCAGAAAACCAGCGCGGCCAGCTGCCGCGCGAAGTGGCGACCAGCCTGGGCAACCTGCGCACCGACGAAGCAGAAATGAACAAGCAGGTATTCTCGCTGCTCGTACTTAACCGTTTTATGGCTCCCGATCCGTTTACTAGCTCCGGTGGTGGCTTTGCCTCTACGGCCCGCAACAGTTTAAGCCAGGTAATGACCGATCAGCTTAACAACCTGACGCAGCGCTACGCAGGTGGCCTTGGCCTGGAGTTAGGTGTAGATTCCTATGAAGATTATTCGTCCGGTAGTGCCCGGGGCCGCACCGACCTGAATGTAGCCTTGCGCCAGCAATTCCTTAACGACCGCATGACCGTACGCGTGGGTACCGACATCGGGTTGGAAGGCGGCCAGCGCGAACAAAGCAACATGAGCAGTTTTGCCGGTGATATATCAGTAGAATATTCGCTTACAGAAGATGGCAGGCTACGGATTCAGGCTTTCCAGCGCAACCAGTACGAAGATTTCCTGGAGGGTGATGTGCGTGCAACCGGGGCCGGCCTTATCTACCAGCGGGAATATGACAACTTCTCGGACCTTTTCCGGGACCTGCAGAGTCGCCACATAAGAGAACGGGAACGCCAGCTGGAGGCAGCTAAAAAATTAGAAGAAGACATTACAAAATAA